In Felis catus isolate Fca126 chromosome A2, F.catus_Fca126_mat1.0, whole genome shotgun sequence, the following proteins share a genomic window:
- the RINT1 gene encoding RAD50-interacting protein 1 isoform X4 translates to MLPAAEIGKAPAAPCCSESGNERKDVEEKNDINIAALFGNEQVSEDTDNGDLTSYVSAFIEKEVGNDLKSLKKLDKLIEQMTENKMQLEEQVLTISSEIPKRIQSALKNAEESKQFLNQFLEQETHLFSSINSHLLTAQPWMEDLGAMINQIEEIERHLAYLKWISQIEELSDNIQQYLMTNNVPEAASTLVSMAELDIKLQESSCAHLLAFMRATVKFWHKILKDKLTSDFEEVLAQLHWPFITPPQSQTVGLSRPAGAPEIYSNLETLFCQLLKLQTSDELLTEPKQLPEKYCLPASPSVILPIQIMLTPLQKRFRYHFRGNRQTNVISKPEWYLAQVLMWIGNHTQFLDEKIQPILDKVGPSVNARLEFSRGLMMLVLEKLAADIPCLLYDDNLFCHLVDEVLLFERELHSLYGYPSTFANCMHILSEDTCFQRWLTVERKFALQKMDSMLSSEAAWISQYKDITDVDEMKVPDCAETFMTLLLVITDRYKNLPTASRKLQFLELQKDLVDDFRIRLTQVMKEETRASLGFRYCAILNAVNYISTVLADWADNVFFLQLQQAALEVFAENNTLSKLQLGQLASMESSVFDDMINLLERLKHDMLTRQVDHVFREVKDAAKLYTKERLFQNIEEEGKLPNSF, encoded by the exons ATGCTCCCGGCCGCCGAGATCGGCAAGGCGCCGGCAGCCCCG TGCTGCTCTGAAAGTGGTAACGAAAGGAAGGACGTCGAGGAGAAAA atGACATAAATATTGCAGCTCTTTTTGGAAATGAACAAGTCAGTGAAGATACAGATAATGGTGATCTCACTTCCTACGTGTCtgcatttatagaaaaagaagtTGGAAATGACCTTAAATCTTTAAAGAAACTTGATAAACTCATAGAACagatgacagaaaataaaatgcagttaGAAGAACAG GTACTTACAATTTCATCAGAAATCCCTAAAAGAATTCAGAGTGCCttaaaaaatgcagaagaatCAAAGCAATTTCTTAACCAGTTTCTGGAGCAAGAAACTCATCTCTTCAGTTCCATTAACAGCCATTTGCTGACCGCACAGCCCTGGATGGAAGATCTGGGGGCCATGATTAACCAAATTGAAGAGATTGAGCGCCATCTTGCTTACCTTAAATGGATTTCACAAATTGAAGAACTAAG TGATAACATTCAGCAATATCTGATGACCAATAACGTCCCAGAGGCAGCGTCTACTCTGGTGTCTATGGCGGAACTTGACATCAAGCTTCAGGAATCATCTTGTGCTCATCTTCTTGCTTTCATGAGAGCCACTGTTAAATTCTGGCATAAGATCCTCAAGGACAAACTTACAAG TGATTTTGAGGAAGTTTTAGCCCAGCTTCACTGGCCATTCATCACACCCCCCCAGTCTCAGACTGTTGGCTTGAGTCGCCcagcaggtgcccctgagatatACAGTAACCTGGAGACACTGTTTTGCCAGCTTCTGAAACTGCAAACCTC AGATGAATTACTTACTGAGCCAAAACAACTTCCAGAAAAATACTGTCTTCCTGCATCCCCGTCTGTCATCCTGCCCATCCAGATTATGCTGACTCCCCTTCAGAAAAGGTTCAGGTATCACTTCCGAGGGAACCGACAGACTAATGTTATAAGCAAG CCTGAATGGTACTTGGCTCAGGTACTTATGTGGATTGGGAATCACACTCAGTTTCTGGATGAGAAGATTCAGCCAATATTAGACAAAGTAGGCCCTTCGGTAAATGCAAGG CTTGAATTTTCCCGGGGCCTCATGATGCTCGTTCTTGAGAAGTTAGCTGCAGACATCCCATGTCTGCTCTATGATGACAATCTCTTCTGTCATCTGGTGGATGAGGTGCTTTTGTTCGAAAGGGAGCTGCACAGTCTTTATGGCTATCCCAGCACTTTTGCCAACTGTATGCATATTCTGTCAGAGGACACCTGTTTTCAGAGGTGGTTGACTGTGGAGAGAAAAT TTGCTCTTCAAAAAATGGACTCAATGCTTTCATCAGAAGCTGCTTGGATATCCCAATATAAGGATATCACTGATGTGGACGAGATGAAAGTTCCagactgtgcagaaacttttatgACACTACTCTTGGTTATAACTG ACAGATATAAAAATCTTCCCACAGCTTCCAGAAAGCTACAGTTCCTGGAGTTACAGAAGGACTTAGTAGATGATTTCAGGATACGGTTAACTCAGGTGATGAAAGAAGAGACTAGAGCTTCCCTTGGCTTTCGATACTGTGCAATTCTCAATGCTGTGAACTATATCTCAACAGTACTAGCAGACTGGGCTGACAATGTT ttcttcctGCAACTTCAGCAGGCAGCACTGGAGGTCTTTGCAGAGAATAACACCCTCAGTAAATTGCAGCTGGGACAGCTGGCCTCTATGGAGAGTTCTGTCTTTGATGACATGATTAACCTACTGGAGCGTTTAAAGCATGACATGTTGACCCGCCAAGTAGACCATGTTTTTAGAGAAGTTAAAGATGCTGCAAAATTGTATACAAAAGAAAG actattccaaaacatagaagaggaaggaaaacttccaaattcattctga